One window from the genome of Pseudoalteromonas sp. '520P1 No. 423' encodes:
- the ihfA gene encoding integration host factor subunit alpha, whose product MALTKADIAEHLFVKLGINKKDAKEIVETFFEKIRSALENGEQIKLSGFGNFDLRDKSERPGRNPKTGEDIPIAARRVVTFRPGQKLKTRVEVGTSNK is encoded by the coding sequence ATGGCGCTTACAAAAGCCGACATAGCAGAACACCTTTTTGTAAAATTGGGGATCAATAAGAAAGATGCCAAAGAAATAGTTGAAACTTTTTTTGAGAAAATTCGCTCTGCTCTAGAGAATGGTGAACAAATTAAGCTTTCAGGTTTCGGCAACTTTGATCTTCGTGATAAAAGTGAACGACCGGGTAGAAACCCTAAAACGGGTGAAGATATTCCTATTGCGGCTCGTCGTGTTGTAACCTTCCGCCCTGGGCAAAAGCTCAAAACAAGGGTAGAAGTTGGAACTAGCAATAAGTAA
- a CDS encoding DUF2989 domain-containing protein — protein sequence MKIKYALIFAPLLLIGCERQITVREVCDVNESFCSDLNTDGHCNAIRSEVIVKRHLENKDPSDENKYNLLLDFEEYSSCIHLASQIEHIKLKEKKNSRIKGYMTSLREIKRLIAETKDTSHPGILYYQWSQTNDEAALNKFLSLENTESMKNTQMQFLLATYYIKFDLEKTVNLLYRALELNPEHGTPNNEIYKTLVNIFYKQKKYKHAYIWALIAKESCIENIEITPLEHMLETQGKSLGNLEKLANKTLEQIESGTFFSPR from the coding sequence ATGAAGATCAAATACGCATTAATTTTTGCACCGTTATTGCTAATTGGTTGCGAAAGGCAAATAACAGTGCGTGAAGTATGTGATGTAAATGAAAGCTTTTGTAGTGACTTAAATACTGATGGACACTGTAATGCAATTCGCTCTGAAGTCATTGTTAAACGCCATTTAGAAAATAAAGACCCATCAGATGAAAACAAATATAATTTGTTGCTAGATTTTGAAGAATACTCCAGTTGTATACATTTAGCGTCCCAAATTGAACATATTAAATTAAAAGAAAAGAAAAACTCGCGAATAAAAGGCTATATGACCAGCTTAAGAGAAATAAAGCGCCTTATTGCTGAAACAAAAGATACCTCCCATCCGGGCATACTCTATTATCAATGGTCTCAAACAAATGATGAAGCAGCTTTAAATAAGTTTTTGAGTTTAGAAAACACTGAGTCAATGAAAAATACCCAAATGCAATTTTTATTAGCGACCTATTATATTAAATTTGATTTAGAAAAAACCGTAAATTTATTATACCGTGCTTTAGAACTAAATCCCGAACATGGCACTCCAAACAATGAAATTTATAAAACGCTAGTGAATATATTTTATAAACAAAAAAAGTATAAACATGCTTATATTTGGGCCTTGATAGCAAAAGAGTCCTGTATTGAAAATATTGAGATTACACCGTTAGAACATATGTTGGAGACACAAGGAAAGTCTTTAGGCAATTTAGAGAAACTAGCCAATAAGACACTAGAGCAAATAGAGAGTGGTACTTTTTTCTCTCCTAGGTAA
- a CDS encoding glyceraldehyde-3-phosphate dehydrogenase, with protein MTSSHEQDYQNSWQERQDYAESMQPIIGKLYRKSGIEIAVYGRPLVSASTIDVIKAHKTVAQFEENKLRLRESFPFLEAISKMDLASARIDIGKLAYAYIYKNVAAGRSIEQYLTDELTEINETSHNEKPRDVVLYGFGRIGRLLARLLIEQGGPHANLNLRAIVVRGGRKGDLEKRASLLRRDSIHGPFNGSITVDEELKVIKANGAYIQVIYANSPGEVDYTAYGIENALVVDNTGIWKDEDGLGLHLKSKGTSKVLLTAPAKGAIKNVVYGVNNKDILNEDKIVSAASCTTNAITPTLKALNDKFGIENGHVETVHSYTNDQNLIDNYHSAERRGRAAALNMVITSTGAAKAVSKALPELEGKLTGNAIRVPTPNVSMAILNINLKNETTVEELNEYLRETALYSDLRDQIDYTASTEIVSTDLVGSRYAGVVDSQATIVDGKRVVLYVWYDNEFGYSCQVVRVMRDMAEVTHPSLPR; from the coding sequence ATGACTTCATCTCACGAACAAGATTATCAGAATAGTTGGCAGGAACGCCAAGATTACGCTGAAAGCATGCAGCCAATCATAGGTAAACTTTACCGTAAATCAGGCATAGAAATTGCCGTATATGGTCGTCCACTAGTTAGCGCTAGTACAATTGACGTGATTAAAGCACATAAAACAGTTGCTCAGTTTGAAGAAAATAAGCTTCGTTTACGTGAAAGCTTTCCATTCCTAGAAGCTATCAGCAAAATGGATTTAGCATCAGCTAGAATCGATATCGGTAAATTAGCTTATGCATATATTTATAAAAATGTAGCGGCAGGACGCTCTATTGAACAATACCTAACTGACGAATTAACTGAAATCAATGAAACTTCTCACAACGAAAAACCACGTGACGTTGTACTTTATGGTTTTGGCCGTATTGGTCGCTTATTAGCGCGTTTATTAATTGAGCAAGGTGGTCCTCACGCTAACTTAAATTTACGTGCAATTGTTGTACGTGGTGGCCGTAAAGGTGATTTAGAAAAACGTGCAAGTTTACTGCGTCGTGATTCAATCCACGGTCCTTTTAATGGTTCAATAACTGTTGATGAAGAATTAAAAGTAATCAAAGCTAACGGCGCTTACATTCAAGTAATTTATGCAAATTCACCAGGTGAAGTGGATTACACCGCATACGGTATTGAAAACGCATTAGTTGTTGATAATACAGGTATCTGGAAAGATGAAGATGGCCTAGGTCTACACCTTAAATCTAAAGGTACTTCAAAAGTATTATTAACAGCTCCTGCTAAAGGCGCTATTAAAAATGTTGTTTACGGCGTAAATAACAAAGATATCTTAAATGAAGATAAAATAGTATCAGCAGCAAGCTGTACAACAAATGCTATCACTCCAACTTTAAAAGCATTAAATGACAAGTTTGGTATTGAAAACGGTCATGTTGAAACGGTTCACTCTTACACAAATGATCAAAACCTAATTGATAATTATCATTCAGCTGAGCGTCGAGGACGTGCTGCTGCATTAAATATGGTAATTACATCTACCGGTGCTGCAAAAGCAGTATCAAAAGCTTTACCTGAATTAGAAGGTAAATTAACGGGTAATGCTATCCGTGTACCTACACCTAATGTTTCAATGGCTATTTTAAACATCAACCTTAAAAATGAAACAACGGTTGAAGAGCTAAATGAATATTTACGTGAAACAGCACTTTACTCTGATCTACGTGATCAGATTGATTACACTGCTTCAACTGAAATCGTTTCTACAGATTTAGTTGGCAGCCGTTACGCAGGAGTTGTAGATTCACAAGCAACAATTGTTGATGGTAAACGTGTAGTACTTTACGTTTGGTATGATAATGAGTTTGGTTATAGCTGTCAGGTAGTACGTGTAATGCGTGATATGGCTGAAGTTACTCACCCAAGCTTACCAAGATAG